Proteins encoded by one window of Cuniculiplasma divulgatum:
- a CDS encoding ATP-binding cassette domain-containing protein — translation MIEIHNVTASYEGAEKRLALKNISFSIGKEKAVVIGPNGSGKTSVIKLILGILEKTEGEVTVDGVDTNEIHDYLGLSTNLADVYKLMGGTVSDTIGIFAELKNSDPSNALKLIDHFQLGSILRKKLFQLSSGEQKMIGNILAMSFSPSIILLDEPFDNVDQSRRIKLIRLLKEVKSDILLNTHELNLLNYLDGWSLYFILDGQIYGKFNTGMLKELYVSKGDVPGNLGLIESDIGKFSITINGGDVPISSVSNLNSLFDEVSL, via the coding sequence ATGATTGAAATCCATAATGTAACGGCCTCATATGAGGGTGCTGAAAAGAGGTTAGCACTTAAGAACATAAGTTTCTCCATTGGAAAGGAAAAGGCTGTAGTGATTGGACCTAATGGTTCTGGAAAAACAAGCGTTATAAAACTTATTCTTGGTATTCTTGAAAAAACAGAGGGAGAAGTCACGGTTGATGGTGTGGATACGAATGAAATTCATGACTACCTTGGTCTTTCAACAAATCTTGCCGATGTTTACAAATTAATGGGTGGAACAGTTTCTGACACAATTGGGATCTTTGCAGAGCTAAAAAATAGTGATCCTTCTAATGCGTTAAAACTGATTGACCATTTTCAGCTAGGAAGCATTCTAAGGAAGAAACTTTTCCAGCTTAGCTCTGGAGAACAGAAGATGATAGGAAATATCCTTGCCATGAGCTTTTCTCCTTCCATAATACTACTGGACGAACCCTTCGATAATGTTGACCAGTCAAGAAGGATAAAATTGATAAGACTACTGAAGGAAGTGAAATCTGATATCCTTCTGAACACTCATGAATTAAACCTGCTGAATTATCTTGATGGTTGGTCCCTCTACTTCATACTTGATGGGCAGATTTATGGTAAATTCAATACGGGTATGCTGAAAGAACTTTACGTATCGAAAGGAGATGTTCCTGGAAACCTGGGATTGATCGAATCTGATATTGGAAAATTTTCCATAACAATTAATGGTGGAGATGTACCAATTTCATCTGTCAGTAATCTTAACTCTCTCTTTGATGAGGTGTCCCTGTGA
- a CDS encoding M48 family metallopeptidase, which yields MVTGTQIDIFLDTNASWMRKTKEKFDKAIEMKKNVRFEDGEKHLLFGKEYEIKIVKDSKCLSFDGFFNLSENCKDKGRKVFKHFYRNALQSYFDERLNAFSSRINCNYSSFSVGSATRTWGSCSNKTILRFTLLLAMAPVGVIDYVIIHELVHTKIAAHGKLFWNEVEKIMPNWKEKRKWLMENRDLLLSYV from the coding sequence GTGGTAACAGGCACTCAGATTGATATTTTTCTGGACACAAACGCCAGTTGGATGAGAAAAACAAAGGAAAAATTTGACAAAGCGATAGAAATGAAGAAAAATGTCAGATTTGAGGATGGGGAGAAACATCTGCTATTTGGAAAAGAGTATGAGATTAAGATAGTAAAGGATAGTAAATGTTTATCCTTCGATGGTTTTTTCAATCTTTCAGAGAACTGTAAGGACAAAGGAAGAAAGGTTTTCAAGCATTTCTACCGTAATGCATTACAAAGTTATTTTGATGAGAGATTAAATGCATTTTCCAGCAGAATAAACTGTAATTACTCCTCATTTTCTGTAGGAAGTGCAACAAGAACGTGGGGGAGCTGTAGTAACAAAACCATATTAAGATTCACGCTTCTACTGGCAATGGCTCCTGTTGGAGTAATAGATTACGTGATCATCCATGAGCTTGTTCATACAAAAATTGCTGCCCATGGAAAGTTGTTCTGGAATGAGGTGGAAAAAATTATGCCGAACTGGAAAGAAAAGAGAAAATGGCTCATGGAAAACCGTGACCTACTTTTATCTTACGTATAA
- a CDS encoding aldo/keto reductase, with protein sequence MEKVKFGNTDSMITPMGVGTYYDFKWIGLAKTLRIRPGKERRFSAIKAALDAGINFIDTAEIYETEPFVAEAMKGRKRDELFIATKVFPLHYSYDGVIKSCERSLRKLQTDYIDLYQLHMHSSADKVKEALRGLEHLKDEGKIRHIGISNFNLEQTKEAVSFMKKYEIKSTQMNFNVAHRNIEKDLVPYCRENSIAILAYYPLAHGMLTSESSLGKEVLSEIEKNHGKKTMPQIALNWFFSKYDFVYPIPRASNPDHVKENAGSMGWKMTPEEIELVEKAASGVQGPSWSGDNTT encoded by the coding sequence ATGGAGAAAGTTAAGTTTGGAAATACTGATTCCATGATTACACCTATGGGTGTTGGCACCTATTATGATTTCAAATGGATAGGTCTGGCAAAAACTCTGAGGATAAGGCCCGGAAAGGAAAGGAGATTTAGTGCAATAAAAGCTGCCTTAGATGCTGGCATTAATTTCATCGACACTGCAGAAATATATGAAACAGAACCCTTTGTGGCTGAAGCCATGAAGGGAAGAAAAAGAGATGAACTTTTTATAGCGACCAAGGTATTTCCACTGCATTATTCATATGATGGAGTTATCAAATCATGTGAGAGGAGCCTGAGAAAACTGCAGACAGATTATATAGATCTGTACCAGCTTCATATGCATTCAAGTGCCGATAAGGTTAAGGAGGCTTTGAGAGGACTGGAACATCTTAAGGATGAGGGGAAGATTAGGCACATAGGAATAAGCAATTTCAATCTTGAGCAAACAAAGGAGGCGGTCTCGTTCATGAAAAAATATGAGATCAAGTCAACACAGATGAACTTCAACGTTGCCCATAGAAATATAGAAAAAGATTTGGTTCCGTACTGCAGGGAAAACAGTATTGCCATACTTGCATATTATCCACTTGCTCATGGAATGCTCACGTCTGAATCATCACTGGGAAAGGAAGTATTAAGTGAAATTGAAAAGAATCATGGAAAGAAGACCATGCCTCAAATTGCACTCAACTGGTTTTTCAGTAAATATGACTTTGTGTATCCCATTCCTAGGGCATCAAATCCCGATCATGTGAAGGAGAATGCAGGGTCTATGGGCTGGAAAATGACGCCGGAAGAAATTGAACTTGTGGAAAAGGCTGCCAGTGGTGTTCAGGGTCCGTCCTGGAGTGGAGACAATACCACATGA
- a CDS encoding ABC transporter ATP-binding protein: protein MHVLELKDVVKRFDVKGKRGSENFVEVLHGINMFVDKAEIIGLVGASGSGKSTIANLILKMNRITEGKLLYNEKDITNIKGKELKEYRRNVQLIFQDPYSSLDPTHNVDWHIRRPLKLRNAQNIEETINDILADVSLIPQENFRWKMPHELSGGLRQRAYIARVLATSPSLLIADEPVSMLDASIRATILELFKYLRNKRKVSILYITHDLSTVSYLTDRLYIINDGRILESGKTADVISSPSEDYTKKLIEAAPDPYKRIG, encoded by the coding sequence ATGCACGTTCTAGAGCTTAAAGATGTAGTTAAACGATTTGATGTAAAGGGCAAAAGAGGATCTGAGAATTTTGTGGAAGTTCTCCATGGCATTAACATGTTTGTTGATAAGGCTGAAATAATTGGCTTGGTAGGGGCAAGTGGAAGTGGAAAGTCTACAATAGCTAATTTAATACTTAAGATGAACAGAATTACGGAAGGAAAATTGCTATACAATGAAAAGGATATAACAAATATTAAAGGAAAAGAATTAAAGGAATATCGGAGAAATGTTCAGCTTATTTTTCAAGATCCGTACTCATCTCTAGATCCAACACACAATGTAGACTGGCATATAAGACGCCCTTTAAAACTTAGAAATGCACAAAATATCGAGGAAACAATAAATGATATTCTAGCAGACGTATCTCTAATACCTCAGGAAAATTTCAGGTGGAAAATGCCACATGAACTTTCAGGAGGTTTAAGACAACGGGCATACATAGCAAGGGTTCTGGCAACGTCTCCGTCTCTATTGATAGCTGATGAACCGGTTTCCATGCTAGATGCCTCTATTAGAGCAACTATTTTAGAACTTTTTAAATATCTAAGAAATAAAAGAAAAGTTTCAATTCTGTATATAACCCATGATCTAAGCACAGTTAGTTACCTGACTGATAGACTTTACATCATTAATGATGGCAGAATTTTGGAATCTGGTAAGACAGCGGATGTTATCAGCTCTCCAAGTGAAGACTATACCAAGAAACTAATAGAAGCTGCACCTGATCCTTACAAAAGAATAGGTTAA
- a CDS encoding transcriptional regulator produces the protein MGDERVAQLLEKLGNNLKEPVMKSTARLIILLSLAINGRMNLKELMAVTSCGKGSLSNHLDKLQESGLVSVKTVLKRKGPSISVTITDKGKEAYSTYAELMKLIFKEK, from the coding sequence TTGGGTGATGAGAGAGTTGCACAGCTCCTTGAGAAACTGGGAAATAACTTGAAGGAACCAGTTATGAAGTCCACTGCAAGACTGATAATACTGCTCTCACTGGCAATCAACGGAAGGATGAATCTCAAGGAACTAATGGCAGTTACATCCTGTGGAAAGGGGAGTCTGAGCAATCATCTGGATAAACTTCAGGAGAGTGGATTGGTGTCTGTGAAGACTGTTCTTAAGAGGAAAGGCCCCAGTATCTCAGTAACAATTACTGATAAGGGAAAGGAGGCATATTCCACCTATGCTGAATTGATGAAACTAATTTTCAAAGAGAAGTAG
- the bgaS gene encoding beta-galactosidase BgaS, with protein MFKDGFLLGFSLAGFQSEMGISDNDENSDWWKWVHDENNIKTGLVSGDQPETGVAYWDLYKTYNQMARSLGSNAFRLGVEWTRLFPKATPEIKVDVEQNNDDIISINVTEKILNDMDNVVNKKALQHYKEIFENVKENGMKLIINAYHWPLPLSLHDPIISRKNGLKNEQNGWLNHRTVIEFVKYSAYLAWKFDYIADQFSIMNEPNVVFGNGYFNVKTGFPPAYPSIEAGNLAKKHIIEAIGRAYDEMKKFTKQPIGLIYANADLVPEKENDKEATKMALFNERHSFFNSLIFGDMKWAKIINEAKEFKEKSEERREDLKGKLDWIGVNYYTRNVIASKESGYVTVKGYGHNAVAGMKSKAGREVSDFGWELYPEGLYHVLKDYHEHYGLPMIVTENGIADSTDSLRPKYLVCHLYEVEKAIKDGMDIRGYLHWSLLDNYEWSSGFGMKFGLLGVDQETKKIQMRPSALVFKYISEHRGIPEDLEWMVK; from the coding sequence ATGTTTAAGGATGGCTTTTTGCTTGGATTTTCTCTCGCAGGTTTTCAATCTGAAATGGGTATTAGTGATAATGACGAAAATTCAGACTGGTGGAAATGGGTTCACGATGAAAACAACATAAAGACAGGTTTAGTTTCTGGGGACCAACCAGAAACTGGTGTTGCATATTGGGATCTTTATAAAACATACAATCAAATGGCTAGGTCACTTGGTTCTAATGCGTTTAGGTTAGGGGTAGAGTGGACAAGACTTTTTCCAAAAGCTACTCCTGAGATTAAGGTAGACGTTGAACAAAACAATGACGATATAATATCCATAAATGTAACTGAAAAAATATTAAATGATATGGATAATGTTGTAAATAAGAAAGCGCTGCAACACTATAAGGAAATATTTGAAAACGTTAAGGAAAATGGAATGAAGCTAATAATAAATGCTTATCACTGGCCATTGCCTCTTTCGTTGCATGATCCAATAATTTCTAGAAAAAATGGACTCAAGAATGAACAGAATGGCTGGCTGAATCACAGGACTGTTATTGAGTTTGTAAAGTATTCAGCTTATTTGGCATGGAAATTTGATTATATAGCAGATCAGTTTTCAATTATGAATGAACCCAACGTGGTTTTTGGAAATGGATATTTCAACGTCAAAACTGGTTTTCCACCGGCATACCCTTCAATTGAAGCAGGAAACCTCGCTAAAAAACATATTATAGAAGCAATTGGAAGAGCTTACGACGAAATGAAAAAGTTTACTAAGCAACCAATTGGATTGATTTACGCAAACGCAGATCTGGTACCAGAGAAAGAGAATGACAAGGAAGCTACAAAAATGGCTCTTTTCAATGAAAGGCATTCATTTTTTAATTCTCTGATTTTTGGAGACATGAAATGGGCGAAAATCATAAACGAAGCCAAAGAGTTTAAAGAGAAATCAGAAGAAAGAAGAGAAGACCTGAAAGGAAAACTGGACTGGATAGGAGTGAATTATTACACCAGGAACGTAATAGCTAGCAAAGAAAGTGGATATGTAACTGTGAAAGGTTATGGTCACAACGCAGTAGCTGGAATGAAAAGTAAAGCTGGACGTGAAGTGAGCGATTTTGGATGGGAATTGTATCCAGAGGGACTATACCACGTTCTTAAAGATTACCATGAACACTATGGGCTTCCTATGATCGTAACTGAGAATGGTATTGCTGATTCAACTGATTCGCTGCGACCAAAATATCTTGTTTGTCATCTTTACGAAGTGGAAAAGGCAATTAAGGATGGTATGGATATTAGAGGATACCTTCATTGGTCACTTTTAGACAACTACGAATGGTCATCTGGTTTTGGGATGAAATTTGGTTTACTTGGCGTTGATCAAGAGACTAAAAAGATTCAAATGCGACCAAGCGCGTTAGTTTTTAAGTACATTTCTGAACACAGAGGCATACCGGAAGATTTAGAATGGATGGTAAAATAA
- a CDS encoding M13 family metallopeptidase, with product MELVDTGNMAGNSFIERIDPKERPEEAKFSIQNMDTNEDPMSNFFRFANGKWIDTHPIPPDKSSWGGFMELRDRNIYILGKILEKCALDDGKKRGIEKMVGDFYISIMDQMKLEEKKFDPIKPIMEKINKVRDKNEMVEVSQYLHSNGIGNFFSVFSMPDEKNSSVYAFYIYQGGLSLPNRDYYIQDSFQKTRDEFVAHMQNMFTMYGYSPMESKDSAEKVMKIETYIAKASRPQADLRDSEKNYNRIPYSELNEKFSRLNLVKYLEISQVPKTEYIVVGQPEVLDAMEKMLEEYSLEDLKTYLKWNTINYAAPYLHEAAEMEHFDFFNRKLLGQEVPEKRWKKAVNIVDRSIGEALGELYVEQEFGKEARERMQTMVDDIRSVFEEKLKNLPWMSDVTKKKALEKFSKFRAKIGYPSKFIDYSSIDIRKDDLLGNVMRSENFEFRREASRIGEQVDKELWLMTPPTVNAYFSPTENEIVFPAGILQPPFFDATMDDAVNYGGIGGVISHEITHGFDDQGRRYDMDGNLKDWWTEEDAKKFTERADEVVKLYDSLEVLPGLHVNGKLTLGENIADLGGVSIAFEALQRRLRKNPELNKKIDGFTPEQRFFLSWAQIWRGNNREPEIRRRISIDPHSPNVFRGSIPVMNHEKFDSSFVELSRVKKGLAKKIFIW from the coding sequence ATGGAATTAGTGGATACAGGTAACATGGCTGGTAATAGTTTTATTGAAAGGATAGACCCTAAAGAAAGGCCGGAAGAAGCGAAATTTTCCATCCAAAACATGGATACGAACGAAGACCCAATGTCGAATTTTTTCAGATTCGCTAACGGAAAATGGATAGATACACACCCAATTCCTCCTGACAAATCCTCATGGGGAGGATTCATGGAGCTCAGAGACAGAAATATATACATCCTGGGAAAGATACTTGAAAAATGTGCGCTTGATGATGGAAAGAAAAGAGGTATAGAAAAAATGGTTGGTGACTTCTATATTTCCATAATGGATCAGATGAAACTGGAGGAGAAAAAATTTGATCCCATAAAGCCCATAATGGAAAAGATAAACAAAGTAAGGGATAAAAATGAGATGGTGGAAGTTTCTCAATACCTCCATTCAAATGGCATAGGAAATTTCTTTTCAGTCTTTTCAATGCCAGATGAAAAGAACAGTTCGGTCTACGCATTCTATATTTATCAGGGTGGACTTTCACTGCCAAACAGGGATTATTATATTCAGGATTCATTCCAGAAGACAAGGGATGAGTTTGTAGCCCATATGCAGAACATGTTTACCATGTATGGATACTCCCCTATGGAGTCAAAGGATTCCGCAGAAAAGGTAATGAAAATAGAAACTTACATAGCAAAGGCAAGCAGACCTCAGGCAGATCTAAGAGATTCTGAAAAGAACTATAACAGAATACCATACAGTGAACTAAATGAAAAGTTCAGCAGGTTAAACCTTGTAAAATACCTGGAAATTTCCCAGGTACCTAAAACTGAATACATAGTTGTTGGGCAGCCTGAAGTTCTAGATGCCATGGAAAAAATGCTGGAAGAGTATTCTCTGGAAGACCTGAAAACGTATCTCAAATGGAACACAATTAACTACGCTGCACCTTATTTACACGAGGCCGCTGAGATGGAACATTTTGATTTCTTCAACAGGAAACTACTGGGACAGGAAGTGCCAGAAAAAAGATGGAAAAAAGCAGTGAATATTGTAGACAGATCCATAGGTGAGGCTCTTGGAGAACTATATGTGGAACAGGAATTTGGTAAGGAAGCAAGAGAAAGAATGCAAACAATGGTAGATGATATACGATCTGTCTTTGAGGAGAAACTTAAGAATTTGCCCTGGATGAGTGATGTAACAAAGAAAAAGGCACTTGAAAAATTCAGTAAGTTCAGGGCAAAGATCGGGTATCCATCGAAGTTCATTGATTATTCGTCCATTGATATAAGAAAGGATGATCTTCTTGGGAATGTTATGAGATCTGAAAATTTTGAGTTTAGAAGAGAGGCATCAAGAATCGGTGAACAGGTTGACAAAGAACTCTGGCTAATGACGCCTCCCACAGTAAATGCCTATTTTTCCCCAACAGAAAATGAGATAGTATTCCCTGCAGGTATACTTCAACCACCATTCTTTGATGCTACCATGGATGATGCGGTAAATTATGGTGGAATTGGAGGAGTTATCTCACATGAAATTACCCATGGGTTTGACGATCAGGGAAGAAGATATGATATGGATGGAAACCTAAAGGACTGGTGGACAGAGGAAGATGCAAAGAAATTTACAGAAAGAGCAGACGAGGTTGTAAAACTATACGATTCTCTTGAGGTTTTACCTGGTCTCCATGTTAACGGAAAACTTACTCTGGGAGAAAATATCGCAGATCTTGGCGGGGTTAGTATTGCGTTTGAAGCATTACAGAGAAGATTGAGGAAAAACCCAGAACTTAATAAGAAGATAGATGGCTTCACACCGGAGCAGAGGTTCTTTTTATCCTGGGCTCAGATATGGAGAGGAAACAACAGGGAACCAGAGATCAGGAGAAGAATATCTATAGATCCACATTCTCCCAATGTGTTCAGGGGTTCCATACCTGTTATGAATCATGAAAAATTTGATTCCTCATTTGTTGAACTTTCCAGGGTCAAGAAGGGACTGGCTAAGAAGATATTCATCTGGTAA
- a CDS encoding aldo/keto reductase yields the protein MKYRTIGKTGIKVSEIGFGAWAIGGTWGKVNDDESRKALNAAVNSGINFFDTADVYGDGRSERLVGELKKEYGDQVHIATKAGRRLNPHTAVGYNYENIKGFIERSLKNLNLREIELLQLHCPPWEVYYNPEVFDSMDRLKEEGLILNYGVSVEKVEEAIKASEYPGVSSVQIIFNMFRQRPSDYFFNLAEKKNIGIIARVPLASGLLTGKFTGKEEFEEDDHRRFNRNGEAFDRGETFAGVDFKTGIETVNELRKYIPNGFTMTEFALKWILMHRQVSTVITGAKTIKQILENAHASEMPDLNDNTMKIVNEMYEQKIKPLVHQYW from the coding sequence ATGAAGTATAGGACTATTGGAAAAACGGGAATTAAAGTATCAGAAATAGGGTTTGGGGCCTGGGCCATAGGTGGAACTTGGGGGAAAGTGAATGATGATGAATCAAGGAAGGCTCTTAATGCCGCAGTGAACAGTGGTATAAATTTCTTTGATACTGCTGACGTTTATGGAGATGGTAGATCTGAAAGACTTGTTGGAGAGCTAAAGAAAGAATATGGGGATCAGGTCCATATTGCTACAAAGGCAGGAAGAAGATTAAATCCGCACACTGCTGTAGGTTACAACTACGAAAATATAAAAGGATTTATTGAAAGAAGTCTCAAAAATTTGAATCTTAGAGAAATTGAATTACTTCAACTACACTGCCCACCATGGGAAGTATATTATAATCCCGAAGTTTTTGATTCCATGGATAGATTGAAGGAGGAGGGGTTAATTCTGAATTATGGTGTGAGTGTTGAAAAGGTTGAAGAAGCCATAAAAGCTTCAGAATATCCAGGTGTTTCTTCGGTCCAGATTATATTTAATATGTTCAGACAAAGACCATCAGATTATTTCTTTAACCTTGCAGAGAAGAAGAATATCGGTATAATTGCTAGAGTTCCGTTGGCATCAGGACTATTGACCGGAAAATTTACAGGAAAAGAGGAGTTTGAGGAGGATGATCACAGAAGATTTAACAGGAATGGAGAGGCTTTCGATAGAGGAGAAACTTTTGCAGGTGTTGATTTCAAAACTGGTATAGAAACTGTGAATGAACTAAGGAAATACATACCAAATGGATTTACAATGACTGAATTTGCTCTAAAATGGATTCTAATGCACAGACAGGTTTCAACTGTAATTACAGGGGCTAAAACGATTAAACAGATATTAGAAAATGCACATGCCTCGGAAATGCCAGATTTAAATGATAATACAATGAAAATAGTTAATGAGATGTATGAACAAAAAATAAAACCCTTGGTGCATCAGTACTGGTAA
- a CDS encoding TrmB family transcriptional regulator — translation MVEEEIFEELERFHLSKYEIKAYSCLLLNGAMKPTDIIKETGIPQPRIYDILGKLQRKGLVIISSRLKKSYEAVMPEEAFKSELDDMKKYLSSLEDYVKKSRKNFPVRVPNMLFIQNSSTAENKLENAIENAESEILFSLPSEKIMTLISSLKKAHQNGVTLCFVLNNNLDRKIIDIISEIGILKTSEMTNAEMVIIDRKISFFNGRSVSLESNYSVFLQEDELMDIMSYYYFFMNWLPANYIIDFNFYKHEFKVTTSWLACDAIENLMAKGKRLRATVLGVMNEEIITIGGDVISITRIPGKIQSFNILSENGEITVGGRNGKLEQVKMIDVTFYIIH, via the coding sequence ATGGTTGAAGAAGAAATTTTTGAAGAACTTGAAAGGTTCCATCTTTCAAAGTATGAGATTAAAGCTTATTCCTGCCTTTTGTTAAACGGTGCAATGAAACCAACGGATATAATAAAAGAAACGGGAATTCCACAACCTAGGATTTACGACATACTTGGTAAACTTCAAAGGAAAGGGTTGGTAATTATTAGTTCAAGACTAAAAAAATCTTATGAAGCAGTCATGCCAGAGGAGGCTTTTAAGTCAGAACTGGATGATATGAAGAAATACTTATCCAGCCTTGAAGACTACGTTAAGAAAAGTAGAAAGAATTTCCCTGTTAGGGTTCCTAATATGCTATTTATCCAAAATAGTAGCACCGCTGAAAATAAATTAGAAAATGCTATAGAAAATGCAGAGTCTGAGATTCTTTTTTCTTTACCGAGCGAAAAAATAATGACGCTTATATCTAGCTTAAAAAAGGCACATCAGAATGGGGTTACCCTATGTTTCGTTTTAAATAACAACCTAGATAGAAAGATAATTGACATTATCTCAGAAATAGGAATACTCAAAACGAGTGAAATGACTAACGCAGAGATGGTAATAATTGACAGAAAGATTTCTTTCTTTAATGGAAGATCCGTTTCACTCGAATCAAACTATTCAGTCTTCTTGCAGGAAGATGAACTAATGGATATAATGAGTTATTATTATTTTTTTATGAACTGGCTTCCAGCAAATTATATTATCGATTTTAATTTCTACAAACACGAATTTAAAGTGACCACTTCTTGGCTAGCATGTGATGCCATAGAGAACCTAATGGCTAAGGGAAAACGTCTTCGAGCTACGGTACTTGGAGTGATGAATGAAGAAATTATAACAATAGGAGGTGATGTTATTTCAATAACAAGAATTCCTGGTAAAATACAATCATTTAACATTTTGAGTGAAAATGGTGAAATTACAGTCGGAGGAAGAAATGGGAAACTGGAACAAGTAAAGATGATCGATGTCACTTTTTACATAATACATTAA
- a CDS encoding BadF/BadG/BcrA/BcrD ATPase family protein, with amino-acid sequence MILSIDGGATKTCALLFDEGSMKLLSVGLAGPSNFTAVPETTASENIRSAIKQIENKSGISKSDKVRIIIGLAGIGDSTEATERGEKMLWSIFQREDLRIENDGFVAYRMSNMFSDGVVFAPGTGSVGMFQKDGKIKRIGGWGWFAGDEGSASWIGKEAIRTAERQMDGILEGTDFVDLVSGHFGEDFKEVVGSLERDRSKRKVALLSPKVVEMARNGEKYAMEIIKNAADYDAMIVNSMLKFFDECPEVSVLGGTMIAGSIIRERISSSVRCKIKFFNGYHVAVGGIVLGLNEQGITPNIAIRDRIIKDLDEIIKNFDHEIRINSLGY; translated from the coding sequence ATGATTCTTTCAATAGACGGCGGAGCCACAAAAACATGTGCACTTCTTTTCGACGAGGGTTCCATGAAGTTATTATCTGTAGGTCTGGCTGGACCATCTAACTTTACAGCTGTACCTGAAACTACAGCCTCAGAAAATATACGAAGTGCAATTAAACAGATAGAAAATAAGAGTGGTATTAGTAAATCTGACAAGGTAAGAATTATAATAGGATTAGCAGGAATCGGAGATTCAACAGAAGCAACAGAACGGGGAGAAAAAATGCTATGGAGCATTTTTCAAAGGGAAGACCTGAGGATAGAGAATGATGGATTTGTTGCATACCGAATGTCAAACATGTTCAGTGATGGAGTAGTGTTTGCACCAGGTACTGGTAGTGTTGGCATGTTCCAGAAAGATGGAAAAATAAAAAGGATTGGTGGTTGGGGATGGTTTGCTGGTGATGAGGGTTCAGCCTCATGGATAGGAAAAGAAGCAATCAGAACCGCGGAAAGGCAGATGGATGGAATACTGGAAGGAACTGACTTTGTTGACCTTGTGTCAGGGCATTTCGGTGAGGATTTCAAGGAAGTTGTGGGTTCACTTGAAAGAGATCGTAGCAAGAGAAAGGTAGCATTGCTAAGTCCAAAGGTAGTTGAAATGGCCAGAAATGGGGAAAAATATGCCATGGAAATCATTAAAAATGCAGCGGACTATGATGCGATGATCGTGAACTCAATGCTCAAATTTTTCGATGAATGTCCTGAAGTTTCTGTACTTGGAGGTACAATGATTGCCGGGTCCATAATCCGGGAAAGGATTTCTTCCAGTGTCAGGTGCAAAATCAAATTTTTCAACGGATATCATGTTGCAGTCGGAGGTATAGTACTTGGTTTAAATGAACAGGGAATCACACCAAACATTGCAATCAGAGACCGTATAATAAAAGATCTGGATGAAATAATCAAAAATTTCGATCACGAAATTAGGATAAATTCACTGGGTTACTAA